A genomic stretch from Solanum stenotomum isolate F172 chromosome 8, ASM1918654v1, whole genome shotgun sequence includes:
- the LOC125873090 gene encoding transcriptional corepressor LEUNIG isoform X1: MSQTNWEADKMLDVYIHDYLVKRDLKASAQAFQAEGKVSSDPVAIDAPGGFLFEWWSVFWDIFIARTNEKHSEVAASYIETQIMKAREQQQQQQQSQQPQHLQQQQQQQQQQQQQQQHQLQMQQILLQRQQQQQQQQQHQQQQQQQQQQAQQQQQRRDGNHLLNGTTNGIGGSDSLLRQNTGTANALATKMYEERLDDAAMKQRFSENVNQLLDPNHASVLKSAAAASAGQPSGQMLHGTTGSMSPQVQARSQQLPGSTPDIKTEINPMLNSRAAGPEGSLIGIPGSNQAGNNLTLKGWPLTGYDQLRSSGLLQQPKSFMQGSQPFHQLQMLSPQHQQQLILAQQNLTSPSASDVESRRLRMLLSNRNSSMGKDGLSNSVGDVVPNMSSPSQGPCPVLPRGDQDILLKLRMAQFQQQQQQQQQQQHNGNPQQSQQQQLPQHSLSGQQPQSSNHSLQQDKIMGSGTGDGSMPNSFRGNDQASKNQTGRKRKHPVSSSGPANSSGTANTAGPSPSSAPSTPSTHTPGDVISMPVLQHSGSSSKPLMMFGADNNGTLTSPSNQLWDDKDLVQADMDRFEVDGSLEDNVESFLSQDEVDPRDAVGRGMDVSKVAGFSFNEVNAVRASSSKVVCCHFSSDGKLLASGGHDKKAVLWYTDTLKQKTTLEEHSSLITDVRFSPSMARLATSSFDKTVRVWDADNPGYSLRTFTGHSAGVMSLDFHPNKEDLICSCDGDGEIRYWSINNGSCTRVFKGGTAQVRFQPRIGRYLAAAAENVVSILDVETQACRHSLKGHTKPIHSVCWDPSGELLASVSEDSVRVWTLRSGSEGDCLHELSSNGNKFHSCVFHPAYSSLLVIGCYQSLELWNMNENKTMTLTGHDGLIASLAVSGVAGMVASASHDKFVKLWK, translated from the exons ATGTCTCAGACCAACTGGGAAGCTGATAAAAT GTTAGATGTCTATATTCATGATTATTTAGTGAAAAGGGATCTAAAGGCTTCTGCTCAGGCCTTTCAAGCTGAAGGGAAAGTGTCATCTGACCCTGTTG CTATTGATGCTCCTGGTGGTTTTCTATTTGAATGGTGGTCTGTATTTTGGGACATATTCATCGCAAGGACCAATGAGAAGCACTCGGAAGTTGCTGCCTCTTATATCGAG ACACAAATAATGAAGGCAAGGGAGCAGCAGCAACAACAGCAGCAATCTCAACAACCTCAACATCTGCAGCAGCAACAGCAACAACagcaacagcaacaacaacagcaGCAGCACCAACTGCAGATGCAGCAGATTTTGTTGCAGAGGCAGCAACAGCAGCAGCAACAGCAGCAACACCAACAgcaacagcagcagcagcagcagcaagCACAGCAGCAACAACAGCGTAGAGATGGTAACCACCTCTTGAACGGCACAACTAATGGGATTGGTGGAAGCGACTCTCTCCTGAGACAGAATACTGGAACTGCAAATGCATTGGCTACAAAGATGTACGAGGAAAGATTAGACGATGCAGCTATGAAG CAAAGGTTTAGTGAGAACGTCAATCAGCTTTTAGATCCAAATCATGCATCTGTGCTGAAATCTGCAGCAGCAGCATCAGCTGGGCAGCCCTCAGG GCAAATGCTGCATGGTACTACTGGTAGCATGTCCCCACAGGTTCAGGCACGTAGTCAGCAACTTCCAGGATCTACACCA GACATAAAGACTGAAATCAATCCGATGCTTAATTCCCGAGCTGCAGGTCCCGAAGGATCCTTGATTGGAATTCCTG GATCAAATCAAGCTGGCAACAATTTGACTTTGAAAGGATGGCCCCTCACT GGCTATGATCAGCTGAGGTCGTCAGGGCTTCTCCAGCAGCCAAAGTCTTTTATGCAGGGTTCTCAGCCCTTTCATCAACTGCAAATGCTATCACCGCAACACCAGCAACAACTTATCCTAGCACAGCAGAATTTGACTTCACCATCTGCTAGTGACGTCGAAAGCAGAAGGCTACGGATGCTCCTTAGTAATCGGAACTCTAGTATGGGCAAGGATGGCCTTTCAAATTCTGTTGGTGATGTTGTCCCAAATATGAGTTCACCTTCACAGGGTCCTTGCCCTGTTTTGCCCCGTGGAGATCAAGATATTTTGCTCAAG TTGAGGATGGCCCAATtccagcagcagcagcagcagcaacaacaacaacagcataATGGTAATCCACAGCAGTCGCAACAGCAGCAGCTTCCTCAGCACTCACTTTCTGGTCAGCAACCACAGAGTTCAAATCACAGTCTACAACAAGATAAAATTATGGGCAGTGGCACAGGAGATGGAAGCATGCCAAATTCTTTTCGTGGAAATGATCAG GCTTCAAAAAACCAGACTGGGAGGAAAAGAAAACACCCTGTTTCATCCTCGGGGCCCGCCAATAGCTCAGGAACTGCAAACACTGCTGGACCTTCCCCAAGTTCTGCTCCTTCAACGCCATCTACTCACACACCTGGAGATGTGATTTCAATGCCTGTCTTACAACATAGTGGAAGTTCTTCTAAGCCATTGATGATGTTTGGAGCAGATAATAATGGCACTCTTACGTCGCCATCAAATCAATTG TGGGATGACAAAGATCTTGTGCAGGCTGATATGGATCGTTTTGAGGTTGATGGTTCTCTTGAAGATAATGTTGAATCGTTTTTATCTCAAGACGAGGTGGACCCTCGAGATGCAGTTGGTCGTGGTATGGATGTTAGTAAAG TTGCAGGCTTCTCATTTAATGAAGTGAATGCTGTTCGGGCTAGTAGCAGTAAAGTTGTTTGTTGTCATTTCTCCTCTGATGGAAAATTGCTAGCTAGTGGTGGCCATGACAAAAAG GCTGTTTTATGGTATACTGATACcttaaaacaaaaaacaacacTTGAGGAGCACTCATCACTCATTACTGATGTTCGTTTCAGTCCAAGCATGGCGAGACTTGCAACATCTTCTTTTGACAAAACTGTCAGGGTTTGGGATGCTGACAAT CCGGGCTACTCACTTCGGACTTTCACTGGGCATTCTGCTGGTGTAATGTCACTTGACTTCCATCCTAATAAAGAAGATCTCATCTGTTCTTGTGATGGTGATGGTGAAATAAGATACTGGAGTATTAACAATGGTAGCTGCACAAGGGTGTTCAAG GGTGGGACGGCTCAGGTGAGATTCCAGCCTCGCATTGGTAGATATCTCGCTGCTGCTGCCGAGAACGTTGTATCAATACTTGACGTGGAGACACAAGCTTGTCGGCATTCGTTAAAG GGCCACACGAAACCAATCCATTCTGTCTGCTGGGATCCCTCAGGCGAGCTCCTAGCATCTGTTAGTGAAGACTCTGTCAGGGTTTGGACATTGAGATCGGGTAGTGAAGGTGACTGTCTACATGAGCTTAGTTCAAATGGCAACAAATTCCACTCGTGTGTTTTCCACCCTGCATATTCGTCATTGCTAGTTATCGGCTGTTACCAG TCTTTGGAGCTATGGAACATGAATGAGAACAAGACAATGACTCTCACAGGCCATGACGGATTAATTGCGTCCTTGGCTGTATCGGGAGTCGCGGGTATGGTTGCTTCAGCTAGTCATGACAAGTTTGTTAAGCTCTGGAAGTAA
- the LOC125873090 gene encoding transcriptional corepressor LEUNIG isoform X2 — MSQTNWEADKMLDVYIHDYLVKRDLKASAQAFQAEGKVSSDPVAIDAPGGFLFEWWSVFWDIFIARTNEKHSEVAASYIETQIMKAREQQQQQQQSQQPQHLQQQQQQQQQQQQQQQHQLQMQQILLQRQQQQQQQQQHQQQQQQQQQQAQQQQQRRDGNHLLNGTTNGIGGSDSLLRQNTGTANALATKMYEERLDDAAMKQRFSENVNQLLDPNHASVLKSAAAASAGQPSGQMLHGTTGSMSPQVQARSQQLPGSTPDIKTEINPMLNSRAAGPEGSLIGIPGSNQAGNNLTLKGWPLTGYDQLRSSGLLQQPKSFMQGSQPFHQLQMLSPQHQQQLILAQQNLTSPSASDVESRRLRMLLSNRNSSMGKDGLSNSVGDVVPNMSSPSQGPCPVLPRGDQDILLKLRMAQFQQQQQQQQQQQHNGNPQQSQQQQLPQHSLSGQQPQSSNHSLQQDKIMGSGTGDGSMPNSFRGNDQASKNQTGRKRKHPVSSSGPANSSGTANTAGPSPSSAPSTPSTHTPGDVISMPVLQHSGSSSKPLMMFGADNNGTLTSPSNQLWDDKDLVQADMDRFEVDGSLEDNVESFLSQDEVDPRDAVGRGMDVSKGFSFNEVNAVRASSSKVVCCHFSSDGKLLASGGHDKKAVLWYTDTLKQKTTLEEHSSLITDVRFSPSMARLATSSFDKTVRVWDADNPGYSLRTFTGHSAGVMSLDFHPNKEDLICSCDGDGEIRYWSINNGSCTRVFKGGTAQVRFQPRIGRYLAAAAENVVSILDVETQACRHSLKGHTKPIHSVCWDPSGELLASVSEDSVRVWTLRSGSEGDCLHELSSNGNKFHSCVFHPAYSSLLVIGCYQSLELWNMNENKTMTLTGHDGLIASLAVSGVAGMVASASHDKFVKLWK, encoded by the exons ATGTCTCAGACCAACTGGGAAGCTGATAAAAT GTTAGATGTCTATATTCATGATTATTTAGTGAAAAGGGATCTAAAGGCTTCTGCTCAGGCCTTTCAAGCTGAAGGGAAAGTGTCATCTGACCCTGTTG CTATTGATGCTCCTGGTGGTTTTCTATTTGAATGGTGGTCTGTATTTTGGGACATATTCATCGCAAGGACCAATGAGAAGCACTCGGAAGTTGCTGCCTCTTATATCGAG ACACAAATAATGAAGGCAAGGGAGCAGCAGCAACAACAGCAGCAATCTCAACAACCTCAACATCTGCAGCAGCAACAGCAACAACagcaacagcaacaacaacagcaGCAGCACCAACTGCAGATGCAGCAGATTTTGTTGCAGAGGCAGCAACAGCAGCAGCAACAGCAGCAACACCAACAgcaacagcagcagcagcagcagcaagCACAGCAGCAACAACAGCGTAGAGATGGTAACCACCTCTTGAACGGCACAACTAATGGGATTGGTGGAAGCGACTCTCTCCTGAGACAGAATACTGGAACTGCAAATGCATTGGCTACAAAGATGTACGAGGAAAGATTAGACGATGCAGCTATGAAG CAAAGGTTTAGTGAGAACGTCAATCAGCTTTTAGATCCAAATCATGCATCTGTGCTGAAATCTGCAGCAGCAGCATCAGCTGGGCAGCCCTCAGG GCAAATGCTGCATGGTACTACTGGTAGCATGTCCCCACAGGTTCAGGCACGTAGTCAGCAACTTCCAGGATCTACACCA GACATAAAGACTGAAATCAATCCGATGCTTAATTCCCGAGCTGCAGGTCCCGAAGGATCCTTGATTGGAATTCCTG GATCAAATCAAGCTGGCAACAATTTGACTTTGAAAGGATGGCCCCTCACT GGCTATGATCAGCTGAGGTCGTCAGGGCTTCTCCAGCAGCCAAAGTCTTTTATGCAGGGTTCTCAGCCCTTTCATCAACTGCAAATGCTATCACCGCAACACCAGCAACAACTTATCCTAGCACAGCAGAATTTGACTTCACCATCTGCTAGTGACGTCGAAAGCAGAAGGCTACGGATGCTCCTTAGTAATCGGAACTCTAGTATGGGCAAGGATGGCCTTTCAAATTCTGTTGGTGATGTTGTCCCAAATATGAGTTCACCTTCACAGGGTCCTTGCCCTGTTTTGCCCCGTGGAGATCAAGATATTTTGCTCAAG TTGAGGATGGCCCAATtccagcagcagcagcagcagcaacaacaacaacagcataATGGTAATCCACAGCAGTCGCAACAGCAGCAGCTTCCTCAGCACTCACTTTCTGGTCAGCAACCACAGAGTTCAAATCACAGTCTACAACAAGATAAAATTATGGGCAGTGGCACAGGAGATGGAAGCATGCCAAATTCTTTTCGTGGAAATGATCAG GCTTCAAAAAACCAGACTGGGAGGAAAAGAAAACACCCTGTTTCATCCTCGGGGCCCGCCAATAGCTCAGGAACTGCAAACACTGCTGGACCTTCCCCAAGTTCTGCTCCTTCAACGCCATCTACTCACACACCTGGAGATGTGATTTCAATGCCTGTCTTACAACATAGTGGAAGTTCTTCTAAGCCATTGATGATGTTTGGAGCAGATAATAATGGCACTCTTACGTCGCCATCAAATCAATTG TGGGATGACAAAGATCTTGTGCAGGCTGATATGGATCGTTTTGAGGTTGATGGTTCTCTTGAAGATAATGTTGAATCGTTTTTATCTCAAGACGAGGTGGACCCTCGAGATGCAGTTGGTCGTGGTATGGATGTTAGTAAAG GCTTCTCATTTAATGAAGTGAATGCTGTTCGGGCTAGTAGCAGTAAAGTTGTTTGTTGTCATTTCTCCTCTGATGGAAAATTGCTAGCTAGTGGTGGCCATGACAAAAAG GCTGTTTTATGGTATACTGATACcttaaaacaaaaaacaacacTTGAGGAGCACTCATCACTCATTACTGATGTTCGTTTCAGTCCAAGCATGGCGAGACTTGCAACATCTTCTTTTGACAAAACTGTCAGGGTTTGGGATGCTGACAAT CCGGGCTACTCACTTCGGACTTTCACTGGGCATTCTGCTGGTGTAATGTCACTTGACTTCCATCCTAATAAAGAAGATCTCATCTGTTCTTGTGATGGTGATGGTGAAATAAGATACTGGAGTATTAACAATGGTAGCTGCACAAGGGTGTTCAAG GGTGGGACGGCTCAGGTGAGATTCCAGCCTCGCATTGGTAGATATCTCGCTGCTGCTGCCGAGAACGTTGTATCAATACTTGACGTGGAGACACAAGCTTGTCGGCATTCGTTAAAG GGCCACACGAAACCAATCCATTCTGTCTGCTGGGATCCCTCAGGCGAGCTCCTAGCATCTGTTAGTGAAGACTCTGTCAGGGTTTGGACATTGAGATCGGGTAGTGAAGGTGACTGTCTACATGAGCTTAGTTCAAATGGCAACAAATTCCACTCGTGTGTTTTCCACCCTGCATATTCGTCATTGCTAGTTATCGGCTGTTACCAG TCTTTGGAGCTATGGAACATGAATGAGAACAAGACAATGACTCTCACAGGCCATGACGGATTAATTGCGTCCTTGGCTGTATCGGGAGTCGCGGGTATGGTTGCTTCAGCTAGTCATGACAAGTTTGTTAAGCTCTGGAAGTAA
- the LOC125873090 gene encoding transcriptional corepressor LEUNIG isoform X4 has translation MSQTNWEADKMLDVYIHDYLVKRDLKASAQAFQAEGKVSSDPVAIDAPGGFLFEWWSVFWDIFIARTNEKHSEVAASYIETQIMKAREQQQQQQQSQQPQHLQQQQQQQQQQQQQQQHQLQMQQILLQRQQQQQQQQQHQQQQQQQQQQAQQQQQRRDGNHLLNGTTNGIGGSDSLLRQNTGTANALATKMYEERLDDAAMKQRFSENVNQLLDPNHASVLKSAAAASAGQPSGQMLHGTTGSMSPQVQARSQQLPGSTPDIKTEINPMLNSRAAGPEGSLIGIPGSNQAGNNLTLKGWPLTGYDQLRSSGLLQQPKSFMQGSQPFHQLQMLSPQHQQQLILAQQNLTSPSASDVESRRLRMLLSNRNSSMGKDGLSNSVGDVVPNMSSPSQGPCPVLPRGDQDILLKLRMAQFQQQQQQQQQQQHNGNPQQSQQQQLPQHSLSGQQPQSSNHSLQQDKIMGSGTGDGSMPNSFRGNDQASKNQTGRKRKHPVSSSGPANSSGTANTAGPSPSSAPSTPSTHTPGDVISMPVLQHSGSSSKPLMMFGADNNGTLTSPSNQLADMDRFEVDGSLEDNVESFLSQDEVDPRDAVGRGMDVSKVAGFSFNEVNAVRASSSKVVCCHFSSDGKLLASGGHDKKAVLWYTDTLKQKTTLEEHSSLITDVRFSPSMARLATSSFDKTVRVWDADNPGYSLRTFTGHSAGVMSLDFHPNKEDLICSCDGDGEIRYWSINNGSCTRVFKGGTAQVRFQPRIGRYLAAAAENVVSILDVETQACRHSLKGHTKPIHSVCWDPSGELLASVSEDSVRVWTLRSGSEGDCLHELSSNGNKFHSCVFHPAYSSLLVIGCYQSLELWNMNENKTMTLTGHDGLIASLAVSGVAGMVASASHDKFVKLWK, from the exons ATGTCTCAGACCAACTGGGAAGCTGATAAAAT GTTAGATGTCTATATTCATGATTATTTAGTGAAAAGGGATCTAAAGGCTTCTGCTCAGGCCTTTCAAGCTGAAGGGAAAGTGTCATCTGACCCTGTTG CTATTGATGCTCCTGGTGGTTTTCTATTTGAATGGTGGTCTGTATTTTGGGACATATTCATCGCAAGGACCAATGAGAAGCACTCGGAAGTTGCTGCCTCTTATATCGAG ACACAAATAATGAAGGCAAGGGAGCAGCAGCAACAACAGCAGCAATCTCAACAACCTCAACATCTGCAGCAGCAACAGCAACAACagcaacagcaacaacaacagcaGCAGCACCAACTGCAGATGCAGCAGATTTTGTTGCAGAGGCAGCAACAGCAGCAGCAACAGCAGCAACACCAACAgcaacagcagcagcagcagcagcaagCACAGCAGCAACAACAGCGTAGAGATGGTAACCACCTCTTGAACGGCACAACTAATGGGATTGGTGGAAGCGACTCTCTCCTGAGACAGAATACTGGAACTGCAAATGCATTGGCTACAAAGATGTACGAGGAAAGATTAGACGATGCAGCTATGAAG CAAAGGTTTAGTGAGAACGTCAATCAGCTTTTAGATCCAAATCATGCATCTGTGCTGAAATCTGCAGCAGCAGCATCAGCTGGGCAGCCCTCAGG GCAAATGCTGCATGGTACTACTGGTAGCATGTCCCCACAGGTTCAGGCACGTAGTCAGCAACTTCCAGGATCTACACCA GACATAAAGACTGAAATCAATCCGATGCTTAATTCCCGAGCTGCAGGTCCCGAAGGATCCTTGATTGGAATTCCTG GATCAAATCAAGCTGGCAACAATTTGACTTTGAAAGGATGGCCCCTCACT GGCTATGATCAGCTGAGGTCGTCAGGGCTTCTCCAGCAGCCAAAGTCTTTTATGCAGGGTTCTCAGCCCTTTCATCAACTGCAAATGCTATCACCGCAACACCAGCAACAACTTATCCTAGCACAGCAGAATTTGACTTCACCATCTGCTAGTGACGTCGAAAGCAGAAGGCTACGGATGCTCCTTAGTAATCGGAACTCTAGTATGGGCAAGGATGGCCTTTCAAATTCTGTTGGTGATGTTGTCCCAAATATGAGTTCACCTTCACAGGGTCCTTGCCCTGTTTTGCCCCGTGGAGATCAAGATATTTTGCTCAAG TTGAGGATGGCCCAATtccagcagcagcagcagcagcaacaacaacaacagcataATGGTAATCCACAGCAGTCGCAACAGCAGCAGCTTCCTCAGCACTCACTTTCTGGTCAGCAACCACAGAGTTCAAATCACAGTCTACAACAAGATAAAATTATGGGCAGTGGCACAGGAGATGGAAGCATGCCAAATTCTTTTCGTGGAAATGATCAG GCTTCAAAAAACCAGACTGGGAGGAAAAGAAAACACCCTGTTTCATCCTCGGGGCCCGCCAATAGCTCAGGAACTGCAAACACTGCTGGACCTTCCCCAAGTTCTGCTCCTTCAACGCCATCTACTCACACACCTGGAGATGTGATTTCAATGCCTGTCTTACAACATAGTGGAAGTTCTTCTAAGCCATTGATGATGTTTGGAGCAGATAATAATGGCACTCTTACGTCGCCATCAAATCAATTG GCTGATATGGATCGTTTTGAGGTTGATGGTTCTCTTGAAGATAATGTTGAATCGTTTTTATCTCAAGACGAGGTGGACCCTCGAGATGCAGTTGGTCGTGGTATGGATGTTAGTAAAG TTGCAGGCTTCTCATTTAATGAAGTGAATGCTGTTCGGGCTAGTAGCAGTAAAGTTGTTTGTTGTCATTTCTCCTCTGATGGAAAATTGCTAGCTAGTGGTGGCCATGACAAAAAG GCTGTTTTATGGTATACTGATACcttaaaacaaaaaacaacacTTGAGGAGCACTCATCACTCATTACTGATGTTCGTTTCAGTCCAAGCATGGCGAGACTTGCAACATCTTCTTTTGACAAAACTGTCAGGGTTTGGGATGCTGACAAT CCGGGCTACTCACTTCGGACTTTCACTGGGCATTCTGCTGGTGTAATGTCACTTGACTTCCATCCTAATAAAGAAGATCTCATCTGTTCTTGTGATGGTGATGGTGAAATAAGATACTGGAGTATTAACAATGGTAGCTGCACAAGGGTGTTCAAG GGTGGGACGGCTCAGGTGAGATTCCAGCCTCGCATTGGTAGATATCTCGCTGCTGCTGCCGAGAACGTTGTATCAATACTTGACGTGGAGACACAAGCTTGTCGGCATTCGTTAAAG GGCCACACGAAACCAATCCATTCTGTCTGCTGGGATCCCTCAGGCGAGCTCCTAGCATCTGTTAGTGAAGACTCTGTCAGGGTTTGGACATTGAGATCGGGTAGTGAAGGTGACTGTCTACATGAGCTTAGTTCAAATGGCAACAAATTCCACTCGTGTGTTTTCCACCCTGCATATTCGTCATTGCTAGTTATCGGCTGTTACCAG TCTTTGGAGCTATGGAACATGAATGAGAACAAGACAATGACTCTCACAGGCCATGACGGATTAATTGCGTCCTTGGCTGTATCGGGAGTCGCGGGTATGGTTGCTTCAGCTAGTCATGACAAGTTTGTTAAGCTCTGGAAGTAA
- the LOC125873090 gene encoding transcriptional corepressor LEUNIG isoform X5 — MSQTNWEADKMLDVYIHDYLVKRDLKASAQAFQAEGKVSSDPVAIDAPGGFLFEWWSVFWDIFIARTNEKHSEVAASYIETQIMKAREQQQQQQQSQQPQHLQQQQQQQQQQQQQQQHQLQMQQILLQRQQQQQQQQQHQQQQQQQQQQAQQQQQRRDGNHLLNGTTNGIGGSDSLLRQNTGTANALATKMYEERLDDAAMKQRFSENVNQLLDPNHASVLKSAAAASAGQPSGQMLHGTTGSMSPQVQARSQQLPGSTPDIKTEINPMLNSRAAGPEGSLIGIPGSNQAGNNLTLKGWPLTGYDQLRSSGLLQQPKSFMQGSQPFHQLQMLSPQHQQQLILAQQNLTSPSASDVESRRLRMLLSNRNSSMGKDGLSNSVGDVVPNMSSPSQGPCPVLPRGDQDILLKLRMAQFQQQQQQQQQQQHNGNPQQSQQQQLPQHSLSGQQPQSSNHSLQQDKIMGSGTGDGSMPNSFRGNDQASKNQTGRKRKHPVSSSGPANSSGTANTAGPSPSSAPSTPSTHTPGDVISMPVLQHSGSSSKPLMMFGADNNGTLTSPSNQLADMDRFEVDGSLEDNVESFLSQDEVDPRDAVGRGMDVSKGFSFNEVNAVRASSSKVVCCHFSSDGKLLASGGHDKKAVLWYTDTLKQKTTLEEHSSLITDVRFSPSMARLATSSFDKTVRVWDADNPGYSLRTFTGHSAGVMSLDFHPNKEDLICSCDGDGEIRYWSINNGSCTRVFKGGTAQVRFQPRIGRYLAAAAENVVSILDVETQACRHSLKGHTKPIHSVCWDPSGELLASVSEDSVRVWTLRSGSEGDCLHELSSNGNKFHSCVFHPAYSSLLVIGCYQSLELWNMNENKTMTLTGHDGLIASLAVSGVAGMVASASHDKFVKLWK, encoded by the exons ATGTCTCAGACCAACTGGGAAGCTGATAAAAT GTTAGATGTCTATATTCATGATTATTTAGTGAAAAGGGATCTAAAGGCTTCTGCTCAGGCCTTTCAAGCTGAAGGGAAAGTGTCATCTGACCCTGTTG CTATTGATGCTCCTGGTGGTTTTCTATTTGAATGGTGGTCTGTATTTTGGGACATATTCATCGCAAGGACCAATGAGAAGCACTCGGAAGTTGCTGCCTCTTATATCGAG ACACAAATAATGAAGGCAAGGGAGCAGCAGCAACAACAGCAGCAATCTCAACAACCTCAACATCTGCAGCAGCAACAGCAACAACagcaacagcaacaacaacagcaGCAGCACCAACTGCAGATGCAGCAGATTTTGTTGCAGAGGCAGCAACAGCAGCAGCAACAGCAGCAACACCAACAgcaacagcagcagcagcagcagcaagCACAGCAGCAACAACAGCGTAGAGATGGTAACCACCTCTTGAACGGCACAACTAATGGGATTGGTGGAAGCGACTCTCTCCTGAGACAGAATACTGGAACTGCAAATGCATTGGCTACAAAGATGTACGAGGAAAGATTAGACGATGCAGCTATGAAG CAAAGGTTTAGTGAGAACGTCAATCAGCTTTTAGATCCAAATCATGCATCTGTGCTGAAATCTGCAGCAGCAGCATCAGCTGGGCAGCCCTCAGG GCAAATGCTGCATGGTACTACTGGTAGCATGTCCCCACAGGTTCAGGCACGTAGTCAGCAACTTCCAGGATCTACACCA GACATAAAGACTGAAATCAATCCGATGCTTAATTCCCGAGCTGCAGGTCCCGAAGGATCCTTGATTGGAATTCCTG GATCAAATCAAGCTGGCAACAATTTGACTTTGAAAGGATGGCCCCTCACT GGCTATGATCAGCTGAGGTCGTCAGGGCTTCTCCAGCAGCCAAAGTCTTTTATGCAGGGTTCTCAGCCCTTTCATCAACTGCAAATGCTATCACCGCAACACCAGCAACAACTTATCCTAGCACAGCAGAATTTGACTTCACCATCTGCTAGTGACGTCGAAAGCAGAAGGCTACGGATGCTCCTTAGTAATCGGAACTCTAGTATGGGCAAGGATGGCCTTTCAAATTCTGTTGGTGATGTTGTCCCAAATATGAGTTCACCTTCACAGGGTCCTTGCCCTGTTTTGCCCCGTGGAGATCAAGATATTTTGCTCAAG TTGAGGATGGCCCAATtccagcagcagcagcagcagcaacaacaacaacagcataATGGTAATCCACAGCAGTCGCAACAGCAGCAGCTTCCTCAGCACTCACTTTCTGGTCAGCAACCACAGAGTTCAAATCACAGTCTACAACAAGATAAAATTATGGGCAGTGGCACAGGAGATGGAAGCATGCCAAATTCTTTTCGTGGAAATGATCAG GCTTCAAAAAACCAGACTGGGAGGAAAAGAAAACACCCTGTTTCATCCTCGGGGCCCGCCAATAGCTCAGGAACTGCAAACACTGCTGGACCTTCCCCAAGTTCTGCTCCTTCAACGCCATCTACTCACACACCTGGAGATGTGATTTCAATGCCTGTCTTACAACATAGTGGAAGTTCTTCTAAGCCATTGATGATGTTTGGAGCAGATAATAATGGCACTCTTACGTCGCCATCAAATCAATTG GCTGATATGGATCGTTTTGAGGTTGATGGTTCTCTTGAAGATAATGTTGAATCGTTTTTATCTCAAGACGAGGTGGACCCTCGAGATGCAGTTGGTCGTGGTATGGATGTTAGTAAAG GCTTCTCATTTAATGAAGTGAATGCTGTTCGGGCTAGTAGCAGTAAAGTTGTTTGTTGTCATTTCTCCTCTGATGGAAAATTGCTAGCTAGTGGTGGCCATGACAAAAAG GCTGTTTTATGGTATACTGATACcttaaaacaaaaaacaacacTTGAGGAGCACTCATCACTCATTACTGATGTTCGTTTCAGTCCAAGCATGGCGAGACTTGCAACATCTTCTTTTGACAAAACTGTCAGGGTTTGGGATGCTGACAAT CCGGGCTACTCACTTCGGACTTTCACTGGGCATTCTGCTGGTGTAATGTCACTTGACTTCCATCCTAATAAAGAAGATCTCATCTGTTCTTGTGATGGTGATGGTGAAATAAGATACTGGAGTATTAACAATGGTAGCTGCACAAGGGTGTTCAAG GGTGGGACGGCTCAGGTGAGATTCCAGCCTCGCATTGGTAGATATCTCGCTGCTGCTGCCGAGAACGTTGTATCAATACTTGACGTGGAGACACAAGCTTGTCGGCATTCGTTAAAG GGCCACACGAAACCAATCCATTCTGTCTGCTGGGATCCCTCAGGCGAGCTCCTAGCATCTGTTAGTGAAGACTCTGTCAGGGTTTGGACATTGAGATCGGGTAGTGAAGGTGACTGTCTACATGAGCTTAGTTCAAATGGCAACAAATTCCACTCGTGTGTTTTCCACCCTGCATATTCGTCATTGCTAGTTATCGGCTGTTACCAG TCTTTGGAGCTATGGAACATGAATGAGAACAAGACAATGACTCTCACAGGCCATGACGGATTAATTGCGTCCTTGGCTGTATCGGGAGTCGCGGGTATGGTTGCTTCAGCTAGTCATGACAAGTTTGTTAAGCTCTGGAAGTAA